GGTAAAACAAGATTAGTAATTGAATTTAAAGAGAAAACTTATTTGAAACCTTTGACTTGGCAAATGGTTGGCTTAGATCAAAATAGGTGGAGAATAAAACTATTTTCTCCAAAATTTTCATTTAGGGATATTGGTGAAGGCGTAATTGAAAAAAGAATAAGAAATATTAAAGCAAATCCAAACTCAAGTTATATGAGAAAAAAGGTTCCTGATTCCTTGCAATTGCCAGACATAATACATAACAAATTTTCGGTTGTTATCGATCCAGGGCACGGAGGCCCTGATCCCGGAGCGATAGGTATTGGAGGTATAAGGGAAACAGATGTTGTACTTGAGGTTGCCAAAATAGTTAAAAAGTTCCTATCTGAGAAGGGTGTCAAAGTAAGATTAACTAGAACAAATGAAGTTGATTTGGATTTACCTCCAAGAGTTTCCTTCGCTAATAATACAGATGCGGATATCTTTGTAAGCATTCATGCAAATGCCTCAAGAGGGAAAAGAAGAGATATTAATGGGTTAGAAACTTTTTACTTTAGAGGCTGGAGAGGTAGGTTACTCGCTAAAAGAATCCAAAAACAAATTCTTAGAGTTTCCCCTGGAAGTCCTGATCGAGGAGTTAAACAAGGTAGATTTTACGTAATTAAAAATACTAGGATGCCTGCAGTTCTTGTGGAAATTGGTTTTTTAACAGGAAGATTAGATGCAAGAAGATTAGAAAAAACTACACATCGTAAAAGATTAGCTTATGCAATCTCAAAAGGTATCCTTGAATATCTTTCTAAAGCAGGGTGAAACTAAAAATAGGTATATTTGACAGTGGCATAGGTGGTTTTACTATCCTTAATTCTTTATTGAAAACACGTAAAGATGTTGAAGTTTTTTATTTAGCTGATACAAAAAGAATCCCTTTTGGCAAAAAAAAATTTAAAGAGATAAGATCAATCGCTAAAGAGATTTGCCTCTTTTTTGAAGATAAGAATTTGGATGCACTTTTAATAGCGTGTAACACTACAAATGCGTGTGCACTTGATATCCTAGAAAATAACTTAAGAGTCCCTTGTTTTGACCTTATAAACTCAGTATCGGAAATAGTTGACAAACAAATAATTGGGATCTTGGCAACAGAAGCAACAGTTAGATCATCATATTACAAAAACGCTATAAGTTCTAAAAAAGAGAATTCAAGAATATTTCAGCAGGAATGCCCCGAATTTGTGTCAGAAATTGAAAAAGAAAAGCTAAATCTTAATAAATTAAATTATCTTTCGGATTTGTATCTAAGACCACTCAAAAAAAACAATATTGAAGAATTAATACTTGGATGTAGCCATTATCCTTTGATTTATGACATTTTAAGAAAAAAAATAGACTCAAATATAAAAATAATTGACCCATCAGCAGCGTTAATAAAAAAATTTAATGAATCTTTTGCTATTCTAAAAACGGAACTCTATGAAAGTCTTTCTTACGAAAATGTAGAATTCTTTGTTACTTCAGAAAAAGATGTATTTTGCAAAAAAGTTAAATTTTGGTTTGAAATTAATAAAGAAATTAGGTTAGTTAACCTCCGAAGCAATGTTTGATTCCTTAATATATAAAAGAGGTCAATAATGAACACAGTAACAGAACTACTACAACCAGTTGAAAATGATCTTGATGATCTTATTCTTGAACTGAAAAATCTTATAGGAGCTGGTCATCCAATTCTTCAAGCCGCAGCGGAACACCTTTTTAGTGCTGGGGGTAAAAGACTGAGACCAGGTATAGTCCTCTTAATTTCAAAAGCAATATCCCCTAAATTTAGTCTAACAAGTAAACATAAAAGGCTGGCTGAAATTACTGAAATGATTCATACAGCATCATTAGTCCACGATGATGTTGTTGATGAGGCTTCTACAAGAAGGGGTGTTGATACAGTACATAGCAGATTTAATGCCAGAGTAGCTGTTTTGGCAGGTGATTTTTTATTTGCTCAAGCAAGTTGGCATTTGGCAAATCTTGATAATTTAAATGTAGTTAAATTACTAAGTAGAGTGATAATGGATTTAGCTGAAGGTGAAATTAAACAAAATTTAAATAGATTTGATTCAGCCCAATCTTTTCCCAAATACATCAATAAAAGCTATTGTAAAACAGCATCATTAATAGCAAATAGTTGTAAATCAGCTGGAGTTTTGAGTGATCTTAATGATGAGAAATTAACCTCTTTGTACAATTTTGGCAAAAATATTGGTTTGGCTTTTCAAGTTGTAGATGACATACTTGATTTTACTGGAAACGATAAAGAACTAGGAAAACCCGCTGTAAGCGATCTTGCTAGTGGATATCTTACTGCACCAGTTTTATATGCCTTAGAAGAAAATAAGCAATTATCTGTTCTTATAAACAGAGAACTTGCTGAAAAAGATGATTTAGATGATGCTCTTAATATTATTATGAATTCTAAAGCTATCGAAAGTTCCAGAAAACTAGCTGAGGATTTTGCAATGATCTCTAAAGAATCCATAGTCTGGATTCCTGATTCAGACTATAAGAGAGCGTTGTTAGCTCTACCAGAATTTGTTCTCAGCCGTATTTATTAGATCTAATAAGAAAATTTCCCTGCTAAATTAATATTAAAATTTTTGAAAACCATAAATTTTTAGACTAAGTTTATTAAGCATAGATTTATTTAATGTCATTAGATAAAAAAAATTCAATCAATAACATCCTCGAAGAAAAGAGAATTTTTCCTCCTTCAAAAGAATTTTCAGAAAACTCAAATATTAGATCTCAAAAAGAATTACTTGGCCTCAAAAAACAAGCATTAGATAATCCAATTAAATTTTGGGAATCTTTTGCAAAATCTGAATTAGATTGGTTCGAGCCATTTCAAACTGTGTTAGATAGCGATAATGCTCCATTTTTTAAGTGGTTTAAAGAAGGGAAGCTCAATATTACATATAATTGCTTAGATAGACATATAAAGAGAGGACTTGGAGGGAAAACTGCACTGATATGGGAAGGTGAACCAGGAGATAGCAAAAACTATACTTATGAAGAACTTCTAAAAGAGGTATGCAAAGCAGCTAATGCATTAAAAGCTATTGGTGTAAAAAAAGGAGATTTGGTATGTATATATATGCCAATGATTCCTGAGGCCATGTTTGCGATGTTAGCTTGTGCAAGAATCGGAGCGCCGCATTCAGTAGTCTTTGGGGGATTTTCTTCAGAAGCTTTAAAAGATAGATTAATTGATGGCAATGCTAAATTTGTTATCACTGCAGATGGTGGCTTTAGAAAAGATAAGGTGATTGAGCTTAAGCAGGCAGTTGATACGGCAATTGAAAGTGGGGCAGATAAAGTTGTTGAAAAAGTTGTTGTTGTTCAAAGAACTAAAAAAAATATTTCTATGTTTCATGGTAGAGATTTTTGGTGGCATGAATTATTGAAAGATCAAAAAGATTGGTGTGAACCAGAGATCATGAATAGCGAAGATAGACTTTTTATTCTTTATACTTCTGGTTCCACTGGAAAACCTAAAGGTGTAGTTCATACTACAGGTGGTTATAATCTTTGGACTCATTTGACATTTAAATGGATTTTTGATTTAAAAGATAATGATATTTACTGGTGTACTGCTGATGTTGGTTGGATCACAGGCCATAGTTATATAGTTTATGGCCCATTATCCAATGGAGCTACAACTTTAATGTTTGAAGGAGTTCCAAGGCCCTCTAATTTAGGGGCTTTTTGGGAAATTGTTCAGAAATATAAGGTCTCGATTTTTTATACTGCTCCAACAGCAATAAGAGCATTTATGAAGTCTGGACGTGAAATACCTGATAAATATAATCTAGATAGTCTTAGACTTTTGGGTACAGTAGGAGAACCAATTAATCCTGAAGCATGGATTTGGTACAAAGATGTTATTGGCAAAAATAAATGTCCCATAGTTGATACGTGGTGGCAAACTGAAACTGGTGGTGTGATGATAAGTCCTTTGCCTGGAGTTGTTCCGACAAAGCCTGGTTCAGCTACTTTTCCTTTACCCGGAATTGAAATTGAAGTCGTCGATAAGAATGGAAATAAAGTAATGGAGAACGAGGGTGGATATTTAATTATTAAGAAGCCTTGGCCAGGAATGATGAGAACAATTCATGGAAACTCTGAGAGATACTTAGAGAGTTATTGGGAATATATTTCCTATAAAGGAGAAAAGAATGTTTACTTCGCTGGAGATGGAGCACGTATTGATCAAGATGGATATACATGGATTATGGGGAGAGTGGATGATGTTATAAGTGTTTCAGGTCATCGATTAGGAACAATGGAAATAGAATCTGCTTTAGTAAGTCATAAATCAGTTGCAGAAGCTGCTGTTGTTGGAAGAAGAGATGATCTAAAAGGTGAAGTTATAGTTGCTTTTGTATCTTTAGAGAAAGTTGTGAAAAGTTCTTCAGAATTAGT
The window above is part of the Prochlorococcus marinus CUG1415 genome. Proteins encoded here:
- a CDS encoding N-acetylmuramoyl-L-alanine amidase, which translates into the protein MMKFLNNKLFRYLSIFLFLNSVILPVKSSSALAAWALKKNGVLELRTKSNTNLKAYFQKANKIYGDRFWVDFPGELKSPRTIKGNGPIKEIRLGKPNNGKTRLVIEFKEKTYLKPLTWQMVGLDQNRWRIKLFSPKFSFRDIGEGVIEKRIRNIKANPNSSYMRKKVPDSLQLPDIIHNKFSVVIDPGHGGPDPGAIGIGGIRETDVVLEVAKIVKKFLSEKGVKVRLTRTNEVDLDLPPRVSFANNTDADIFVSIHANASRGKRRDINGLETFYFRGWRGRLLAKRIQKQILRVSPGSPDRGVKQGRFYVIKNTRMPAVLVEIGFLTGRLDARRLEKTTHRKRLAYAISKGILEYLSKAG
- the acs gene encoding acetate--CoA ligase, with product MSLDKKNSINNILEEKRIFPPSKEFSENSNIRSQKELLGLKKQALDNPIKFWESFAKSELDWFEPFQTVLDSDNAPFFKWFKEGKLNITYNCLDRHIKRGLGGKTALIWEGEPGDSKNYTYEELLKEVCKAANALKAIGVKKGDLVCIYMPMIPEAMFAMLACARIGAPHSVVFGGFSSEALKDRLIDGNAKFVITADGGFRKDKVIELKQAVDTAIESGADKVVEKVVVVQRTKKNISMFHGRDFWWHELLKDQKDWCEPEIMNSEDRLFILYTSGSTGKPKGVVHTTGGYNLWTHLTFKWIFDLKDNDIYWCTADVGWITGHSYIVYGPLSNGATTLMFEGVPRPSNLGAFWEIVQKYKVSIFYTAPTAIRAFMKSGREIPDKYNLDSLRLLGTVGEPINPEAWIWYKDVIGKNKCPIVDTWWQTETGGVMISPLPGVVPTKPGSATFPLPGIEIEVVDKNGNKVMENEGGYLIIKKPWPGMMRTIHGNSERYLESYWEYISYKGEKNVYFAGDGARIDQDGYTWIMGRVDDVISVSGHRLGTMEIESALVSHKSVAEAAVVGRRDDLKGEVIVAFVSLEKVVKSSSELVEDLKKHVVNEIGIIAKPEKIIISDSLPKTRSGKIMRRILRSLAAGEKISGDISTLEDSSVLEKLKETS
- the sds gene encoding solanesyl diphosphate synthase, which codes for MNTVTELLQPVENDLDDLILELKNLIGAGHPILQAAAEHLFSAGGKRLRPGIVLLISKAISPKFSLTSKHKRLAEITEMIHTASLVHDDVVDEASTRRGVDTVHSRFNARVAVLAGDFLFAQASWHLANLDNLNVVKLLSRVIMDLAEGEIKQNLNRFDSAQSFPKYINKSYCKTASLIANSCKSAGVLSDLNDEKLTSLYNFGKNIGLAFQVVDDILDFTGNDKELGKPAVSDLASGYLTAPVLYALEENKQLSVLINRELAEKDDLDDALNIIMNSKAIESSRKLAEDFAMISKESIVWIPDSDYKRALLALPEFVLSRIY
- the murI gene encoding glutamate racemase, giving the protein MKLKIGIFDSGIGGFTILNSLLKTRKDVEVFYLADTKRIPFGKKKFKEIRSIAKEICLFFEDKNLDALLIACNTTNACALDILENNLRVPCFDLINSVSEIVDKQIIGILATEATVRSSYYKNAISSKKENSRIFQQECPEFVSEIEKEKLNLNKLNYLSDLYLRPLKKNNIEELILGCSHYPLIYDILRKKIDSNIKIIDPSAALIKKFNESFAILKTELYESLSYENVEFFVTSEKDVFCKKVKFWFEINKEIRLVNLRSNV